The DNA region ACCTGCAATTGAGCCGCAGTGAGCAGCTCCAATCCGGTCATCAGGAACGCTCCGTCACCCGCGAGTGCGACCACTTGTTTCCCAGGACAGGCCAACGCAGCCCCGATGGCCGCGGGCACAGCATAACCCATGCAGGAATAATCGACCGGCGCGAGGAAGCAGCGCGGCTGCTCAAGGCGCAGGCATTCCATCGCCAGGAACGTGCCGTTGCCGCTGTCGGTCGTGTAGATGGTGTCCGGTCCGGTCACTCGCTGCAGCGTCTTCAGAAGGTGCGGCGGGGAAACGGGCCCCGCCCCCGGCGTGACTTCCCAGGCTCTCCAGACTTGGTCATGAGCGGCGGCGATCGACCGTCGTAAAGTGTCGTCCACGGCGCGCGCGGGCACGCACTGAAGAAGATCGGCAACGAACTGCCCTGCATCCGCCGTGACCGTCACTTCCGCCGGGTAGTTCTTCTGAAAGACTGACGGATCGACATCTACGTGGGCCAACGGCCCCGGAGGCTGCAGGCCGTAACTGCCGGTGCTGACCTCGGCGAAGCGGCACCCGATAGCCAGGGTGAGATCGCAGGAGGCAGCGATCTCGCGAAGCGCAGATGGCGCTGCCTCGCCGAAGCCGCACCACAACCAGAGTGGGTGCTTTTCAGGGAAGATCCCCTTCCCGGTGAAGGTCGTTGCGACAACGGCATTCAGGCGTTCCGCTAACTCGACCAGTGCGCGACCGGCGTTCCCGGCGCCCGCTCCAAGATAGAGCAGGGGGCGGCGACTGCGCGCGAGCAGATCGCATATATGGGCGAGGTCCTCAGCACGGGCGCCGACCGGCTTGGGCGATTCGTCACGAAACGCGAGTTCAGTGTCGTAGCGGAAGAGATATTGCTCAGCCGGGACTTCAACGATCACGGGGCCGGCAGGCGCTGCTCGGGCCACGCGGCAGGCGCGCCGGATCGTGGCGTACGTCTGGCTGGCATCGGTCAGGTGGAACTGGGCCTTTGTGACCGGACGCGCGATCGCGATCTGGTCGACAGCGTGGAGCTGATACGCCTTTCCGGTATCCTGGCGGATGCCGCACGCCAGC from Terriglobales bacterium includes:
- a CDS encoding thiamine pyrophosphate-binding protein; this translates as MKMNGSDIVARALEDEGVPFAFGIPGTHNIELYDALARSTKVRPVLVTDEQSASFMADGVARASGKLAAVNVVPGAGLTHALSGIAEAYLDGIPMLVLACGIRQDTGKAYQLHAVDQIAIARPVTKAQFHLTDASQTYATIRRACRVARAAPAGPVIVEVPAEQYLFRYDTELAFRDESPKPVGARAEDLAHICDLLARSRRPLLYLGAGAGNAGRALVELAERLNAVVATTFTGKGIFPEKHPLWLWCGFGEAAPSALREIAASCDLTLAIGCRFAEVSTGSYGLQPPGPLAHVDVDPSVFQKNYPAEVTVTADAGQFVADLLQCVPARAVDDTLRRSIAAAHDQVWRAWEVTPGAGPVSPPHLLKTLQRVTGPDTIYTTDSGNGTFLAMECLRLEQPRCFLAPVDYSCMGYAVPAAIGAALACPGKQVVALAGDGAFLMTGLELLTAAQLQV